One window from the genome of Glycine soja cultivar W05 chromosome 12, ASM419377v2, whole genome shotgun sequence encodes:
- the LOC114378976 gene encoding uncharacterized protein LOC114378976, with amino-acid sequence MNILSYNVRGLGRRVKWPTIRRLVRKHNIDLLCLLEMKKEQIDNTMCQALWGNPDVNWELQLAVNIAGGLLCIWSEKSFKVERKVSGRGFILLEEVWIGEDHKLIIANIYALCDPSSKRALWESLKQLKNLNPTGLWCLLGYFNNVRNPAERVGLSQRGAEDKIVSEFNEWIEDLEVVEPPWVGRNYTWFRPNGTSKSKLDRALVSPDWFTKWPTSTQFILDRNFSDHCSVLLKSKNMDWGPKPFRILDCWLKDSSFEKTISECWS; translated from the coding sequence ATGAATATCTTGTCATATAACGTAAGAGGGCTTGGAAGGAGGGTCAAATGGCCCACAATAAGGAGGCTAGTGAGGAAGCACAACATAGACCTATTATGCCTCCTAGAGATGAAGAAAGAGCAAATTGACAACACAATGTGCCAGGCATTATGGGGAAATCCTGATGTGAATTGGGAACTACAACTTGCTGTAAATATAGCAGGGGGACTATTGTGTATATGGAGTGAGAAAAGTTTCAAAGTGGAACGTAAAGTTAGTGGCAGAGGGTTTATTCTACTGGAAGAAGTATGGATTGGAGAGGATCATAAGCTGATTATAGCTAACATATATGCTCTTTGCGATCCTAGTAGCAAGAGAGCTCTCTGGGAGTCTCTCAAACAACTCAAAAATCTGAACCCTACGGGCCTATGGTGCTTGTTGGGATATTTTAACAATGTCAGAAACCCAGCAGAAAGGGTGGGCTTATCCCAGAGGGGAGCGGAGGACAAAATCGTCAGTGAATTTAATGAGTGGATAGAGGATCTTGAAGTTGTAGAGCCACCATGGGTGGGGAGAAATTACACGTGGTTTAGACCAAATGGGACATCAAAAAGTAAACTGGATAGAGCACTTGTATCCCCTGACTGGTTCACCAAATGGCCTACTAGTACACAATTTATTTTGGACAGAAATTTCTCGGATCATTGTTCGGTTCTGCTCAAATCCAAAAATATGGATTGGGGGCCCAAACCATTCAGGATACTTGACTGCTGGCTCAAGGATAGCTCATTCGAGAAGACAATTTCTGAATGTTGGTCATAG
- the LOC114378594 gene encoding putative aconitate hydratase, cytoplasmic isoform X1, whose amino-acid sequence MLVQMLTRMDQSGKENLLSQSDPGLSISPFPPCTWLQKLALCCWRSLLLLELGIVLLFLLLTALTVEQLNVNNTRSATDLVLTVTQILRKHGVVGKFVEFYGDGMGELSLADRATIANMSPEYGATMGFFPVDHVTLQYLKLTGRSDETVKPWVKTSLALGSGVVTKYLLQSGLQKYLNEQGFHIVGFGCTTCIGNSGVLDESVASAISENGHIL is encoded by the exons ATGCTAGTGCAGATGTTAACAAGGATGGACCAAAGCGGCAAAGAGAAT CTTCTTAGTCAGAGTGACCCAGGTCTTTCAATTTCTCCATTTCCTCCCTGCACATGGTTGCA GAAGTTAGCTCTATGCTGTTGGAGAAGCTTGTTGCTGCTGGAATTGGGAATCGTCCTGTTGTTTTTGTTACTCACAG CCCTCACAGTTGAGCAGCTGAATGTGAATAACACAAGATCAG CAACAGACTTAGTTCTAACTGTGACTCAAATTCTCAGAAAGCATGGTGTTGTGGggaaatttgttgaattttatg GTGATGGTATGGGTGAATTATCTTTGGCTGACAGGGCCACTATTGCCAATATGTCTCCTGAATATGGTGCCACCATGGGCTTCTTCCCTGTGGATCATGTTACATTACAGTATCTCAAGTTAACGGGAAGAAGTGATGAGACT GTCAAGCCTTGGGTTAAAACAAGTCTTGCTCTAGGCTCTGGAGTTGTTACAAAATATCTACTCCAGAG TGGACTGCAAAAATATCTAAATGAACAAGGTTTTCATATTGTTGGATTTGGCTGTACTACATGTATTGGCAATTCAGGAGTGCTGGATGAGTCCGTTGCTTCTGCCATCTCAGAAAATGGTCATATTTTGTAA
- the LOC114378594 gene encoding aconitate hydratase A-like isoform X3: MLVQMLTRMDQSGKENLLSQSDPGLSISPFPPCTWLQKLALCCWRSLLLLELGIVLLFLLLTALTVEQLNVNNTRSATDLVLTVTQILRKHGVVGKFVEFYGDGMGELSLADRATIANMSPEYGATMGFFPVDHVTLQYLKLTGRSDETDFVLGTLTAAMMSK, encoded by the exons ATGCTAGTGCAGATGTTAACAAGGATGGACCAAAGCGGCAAAGAGAAT CTTCTTAGTCAGAGTGACCCAGGTCTTTCAATTTCTCCATTTCCTCCCTGCACATGGTTGCA GAAGTTAGCTCTATGCTGTTGGAGAAGCTTGTTGCTGCTGGAATTGGGAATCGTCCTGTTGTTTTTGTTACTCACAG CCCTCACAGTTGAGCAGCTGAATGTGAATAACACAAGATCAG CAACAGACTTAGTTCTAACTGTGACTCAAATTCTCAGAAAGCATGGTGTTGTGGggaaatttgttgaattttatg GTGATGGTATGGGTGAATTATCTTTGGCTGACAGGGCCACTATTGCCAATATGTCTCCTGAATATGGTGCCACCATGGGCTTCTTCCCTGTGGATCATGTTACATTACAGTATCTCAAGTTAACGGGAAGAAGTGATGAGACT GACTTTGTTCTGGGGACCTTAACAGCAGCAATGATGTCAAAATGA
- the LOC114378594 gene encoding putative aconitate hydratase, cytoplasmic isoform X2: MKLALCCWRSLLLLELGIVLLFLLLTALTVEQLNVNNTRSATDLVLTVTQILRKHGVVGKFVEFYGDGMGELSLADRATIANMSPEYGATMGFFPVDHVTLQYLKLTGRSDETVKPWVKTSLALGSGVVTKYLLQSGLQKYLNEQGFHIVGFGCTTCIGNSGVLDESVASAISENGHIL, encoded by the exons AT GAAGTTAGCTCTATGCTGTTGGAGAAGCTTGTTGCTGCTGGAATTGGGAATCGTCCTGTTGTTTTTGTTACTCACAG CCCTCACAGTTGAGCAGCTGAATGTGAATAACACAAGATCAG CAACAGACTTAGTTCTAACTGTGACTCAAATTCTCAGAAAGCATGGTGTTGTGGggaaatttgttgaattttatg GTGATGGTATGGGTGAATTATCTTTGGCTGACAGGGCCACTATTGCCAATATGTCTCCTGAATATGGTGCCACCATGGGCTTCTTCCCTGTGGATCATGTTACATTACAGTATCTCAAGTTAACGGGAAGAAGTGATGAGACT GTCAAGCCTTGGGTTAAAACAAGTCTTGCTCTAGGCTCTGGAGTTGTTACAAAATATCTACTCCAGAG TGGACTGCAAAAATATCTAAATGAACAAGGTTTTCATATTGTTGGATTTGGCTGTACTACATGTATTGGCAATTCAGGAGTGCTGGATGAGTCCGTTGCTTCTGCCATCTCAGAAAATGGTCATATTTTGTAA